Proteins from one Bacteroides zhangwenhongii genomic window:
- a CDS encoding efflux RND transporter periplasmic adaptor subunit, translating into MNKKTKWGIIILVGAGIIGGGIYSQLPKKNDELTAADKIMSGKSKKGRQVLNVNAKIIKPQSLTDEFTTTGVLLPDEEVDLSFETSGKIVEINFEEGTSVKKGQLLAKVNDRQLQAQLQRLVSQLKLAEDRVFRQDALLKRDAVSKEAYEQVKTDLATLNADIEIIKANIELTELRAPFDGVIGLRQVSIGTYASPTTVVAKLTKIAPLKVEFSVPERYAKQIKKGTNLNFSVEGNLDAFGAQVYAVESAIDPNLHQFTARALYPNVKHILLPGRYASVLLKKDEIENAIAIPTEAIVPEMGKDKVYLYKSGKAEPVDIITGIRTASEVQVIRGLHMGDTIITSGTLQLRTGLAVTLDKID; encoded by the coding sequence ATGAATAAGAAGACTAAATGGGGGATTATCATCCTTGTTGGTGCCGGAATTATCGGTGGAGGAATTTATTCACAATTACCCAAAAAGAACGACGAACTAACAGCTGCCGACAAAATAATGAGCGGCAAATCTAAAAAAGGGAGACAAGTTTTAAATGTAAACGCCAAAATTATAAAACCGCAATCCCTGACAGACGAATTTACAACTACCGGTGTATTGCTGCCCGATGAAGAAGTAGATTTATCTTTTGAAACTTCCGGAAAGATTGTTGAAATCAATTTTGAAGAAGGAACATCGGTGAAAAAAGGACAGTTGCTTGCCAAAGTAAACGACCGACAGTTGCAGGCACAACTACAACGCCTCGTCTCACAGTTGAAACTGGCAGAAGACCGTGTATTCCGTCAAGACGCATTGCTGAAGCGAGATGCTGTCAGTAAAGAAGCGTATGAACAAGTAAAAACAGATTTGGCAACCTTGAATGCCGATATCGAAATTATAAAAGCAAATATTGAACTGACCGAACTGCGCGCTCCGTTCGACGGAGTTATCGGACTTCGTCAAGTCAGTATCGGTACTTATGCTTCACCGACAACAGTGGTTGCCAAACTAACCAAAATCGCTCCGCTAAAAGTCGAATTTTCCGTACCGGAACGTTACGCCAAGCAAATAAAGAAAGGAACAAACCTGAATTTCAGTGTTGAAGGCAATCTGGACGCTTTCGGTGCGCAGGTATATGCCGTTGAATCAGCTATTGACCCTAATCTGCACCAATTTACAGCACGTGCACTCTATCCGAATGTGAAGCATATTTTACTACCCGGCCGCTATGCGAGTGTATTATTGAAGAAAGACGAGATTGAAAACGCAATCGCTATCCCCACAGAAGCAATTGTACCGGAAATGGGTAAAGATAAGGTCTATTTATATAAATCGGGAAAAGCCGAACCGGTGGATATCATAACCGGCATCCGTACCGCATCCGAAGTACAAGTAATAAGGGGGTTGCACATGGGAGATACCATCATCACCTCAGGAACACTGCAACTCCGTACCGGACTTGCCGTAACGCTTGACAAAATTGATTAA
- the rsgA gene encoding ribosome small subunit-dependent GTPase A produces MKGLVIKNTGSWYQVKTDDGQFIECKIKGNFRLKGIRSTNPVAVGDRVQIILNQEGTAFINEIEDRKNYIIRRSSNLSKQSHILAANLDQCMLVVTVNYPETSTIFIDRFLASAEAYRVPVNLVFNKIDAYDEDELRYLDALINLYTHIGYPCFKVSAKNGHGVEAIRKALEGKITLFSGHSGVGKSTLINAILPGIETKTGEISSYHNKGMHTTTFSEMFPVDEDGYIIDTPGIKGFGTFDMEEEEIGHYFPEIFKVSAECKYGNCTHRHEPGCAVRKAVEEHLISESRYTSYLNMLEDKEEGKYRAAY; encoded by the coding sequence ATGAAAGGATTAGTAATCAAAAACACTGGTAGCTGGTATCAGGTAAAGACCGATGACGGACAGTTTATTGAATGTAAAATCAAAGGTAATTTCCGACTCAAAGGAATCCGAAGTACCAACCCGGTAGCGGTAGGCGACCGTGTCCAGATTATCCTTAACCAAGAAGGCACTGCCTTTATCAACGAAATAGAAGATAGAAAAAACTACATTATCCGTCGTTCTTCCAATCTTTCCAAACAATCTCACATCCTTGCCGCCAACCTCGATCAATGTATGTTGGTGGTTACTGTCAATTACCCCGAAACTTCAACAATCTTTATTGACCGTTTTCTCGCATCTGCAGAAGCCTATCGGGTTCCTGTCAATTTGGTATTTAACAAAATAGATGCCTACGATGAAGATGAGCTCCGATATTTGGACGCACTAATCAATCTATACACACATATCGGTTACCCCTGCTTCAAAGTTTCTGCCAAAAACGGTCATGGAGTAGAGGCAATCAGAAAGGCACTGGAAGGTAAGATTACACTGTTCTCCGGACATTCGGGAGTAGGAAAATCCACCCTTATTAATGCCATACTGCCGGGAATAGAAACCAAAACGGGGGAAATCTCTTCATATCACAACAAAGGAATGCATACTACCACTTTCTCCGAAATGTTCCCTGTGGACGAAGACGGATATATCATCGATACTCCCGGTATCAAAGGATTCGGTACATTCGATATGGAAGAAGAAGAAATCGGACATTACTTTCCCGAAATATTCAAAGTCTCCGCAGAATGTAAATACGGCAACTGCACGCACCGTCACGAACCGGGATGTGCTGTGCGCAAAGCGGTAGAGGAACATTTAATCAGCGAATCACGCTATACTTCCTACCTAAATATGCTGGAAGATAAAGAGGAAGGAAAATACAGGGCAGCTTACTAG